The window TTCAGGTTGTGCTCCCGGGCTCCCTTAAGCACCAGCCACTTGCCGTTCCCCTTCCTGCGCTCCCTAGGCACGGGGATTCGCTTTTCCCCCCTTAAGTAGGCCCCGGTAAGGCTCTCCTTGCACTTGAGGATCTCCTCCAGGGGTCCTTGGGCTACCACCTCTCCTCCGTGGATGCCGGCCCCCGGTCCCATGTCCACGATCCAGTCCGCGGCCCGCATGGTTTCCTCGTCATGCTCCACCACGATCAAGGTGTTTCCAAGCCCCTGGAGGCGCTTCAGGGTCTGGATGAGGCGCTGGTTGTCCCTGGGGTGCAGGCCGATGCTGGGCTCGTCCAGCACGTAAAGCACCCCGGTGAGGCCGCTTCCCACCTGGGTGGCTAGGCGGATCCGCTGGGCCTCCCCTCCGGAGAGGGTGTTGGCGGCTCGGTCCAGGGTGAGGTAGTCCAGCCCCACCCCCACCAGGAAGCCCAGCCTTTCCACGATCTCCCGGAGGATGGGGCGGGCGATCTGGGCCTGGAAGGGGGAAAGATGGGCCTCGAGGTTCCGGAAGAACTCCAGGGCCTCGCGAACGGGCAGGGCCGAAACCTCGGCGATGTTCTTGCCCGCCACCCTTACGGAGAGCACCTCCTTCTTGTAGCGGGTGCCGCCGCAGACCGGGCAGGGCTTTTGCGACATGAAGCTTTCCAGCACCTCCTTGACCCCTTCGGACTCCGCTTCCTGGTACCGCTTCTGCAACCAGGGGATGACTCCCTCGTAGTGAACCTCCACCCGGAAGGTTTCCCTGCCTCCCCGGCGGAAGACCACTTCAAAGGGCTCGGGAAGGCCGTAGAGCACGGCCTGCTTGGCCTCCTCCGGTAAATCCTTGAAGGGGGTTTTGAGGTCGAAGCCCAGGTGCTCCGCCAAGGCCCGAAGCCGGTCCCAGAGGTAGCTTCGCCCCGTATCCCGTCCCCGGGCCCAGGGCAGGATGGCCCCCTCGGCCAGGGAGAGCTCGGGGTTCACGATGAGCTCGGGGTCAAACTCCTGTTTGAAACCCAAGCCCGAGCAGGCGGGACAGGCCCCATAGGGGGCGTTGAAGGAGAAGATGCGGGGCTCCAGCTCCTCCAGGACGCTTCCGTGCTCGGGGCAGGCGAACTTCTCGGAGAAAAGCTCCTCCTGGCCGGAATCCGGGTAAAGGACCCGCAAGAGCCCCTCGCCCCTAAGGAGGGCGAGCTCCACCGCCTCAGCGATGCGGGGGCGCTCCTCCTCCTTAAGGACCACCCGGTCGATCACCAGGTCAATGTCGTGCTTCTCGTACTTTTCCAGGTTTAGGCCCTGGGCCTCCTCCAGGAGGTAGATGACACCGTCCACCCGTACCCGGGCGTAGCCTTCCTTTTGGAGTTGCTGGAAAAGCTTACGGTACTCCCCCTTCCTCCCCCGCACCAAAGGAGCCATGAGGATGGCCCGGGTACCCGGGGGGTTCTTTAGGAGGCGGTCGGTGATCTCACTGGCGGACTGCTTCTCGATGGGGCGGCCGCACTCTGGGCAGTAGGCGGTGCCGATGCGGGCATAGAGGAGGCGGAGGTAGTCGTGGATTTCCGTTACTGTGCCCACGGTGGAGCGAGGGTTGTGGCTGGTGGTCTTTTGGTCGATGGAGATGGCGGGAGAGAGGCCCTCGATGCTTTCCACCTCGGGTTTGTCCATGACCCCCAGGAACTGGCGGGCGTAGCTGGAGAGGCTTTCCACATAGCGCCGCTGCCCCTCCGCATAGATGGTGTCAAAGGCCAGGGTGCTCTTGCCCGAGCCGGAAACCCCAGTGATGACGATGAACTTGCCCCGCGGGAGCTCCAGGTTGATGTTCTTGAGGTTGTGCTCCCGTGCTCCCCGGATGATGATGCGGTCCATCCGTGGAAGTATACCACTACCCTCCGGAAAGGACCAGGTGGCGGGAAGGGGCTTCCCGTGTTCTATAGTGGACCTATGGCCTCTTGGATGCGTACGGAGGCGGAGGAGGCTCCCAAGGTCATAGAGCGCCTCCTTAGGGAGAACGAGGGCGAGGTGAGGAGCCTCGCCAGCTTCCTGAAGAAGCGCCCCCCGGCCCTCACCCTTACCGTGGCCCGGGGGAGTTCGGACCATGCGGCCCTTTTTGCCAAGTACCTCTTCGAGGCCCGATTGGAGTGGCCGGTTCTCTCCTTAGCCCCTTCCGTCCTCACCCTTTACCGGGCTAGGCCCCGGGTGCCTTTTCCCTCCCTTCTTCTCGCCTTTAGCCAAAGCGGGGAAAGCCCCGATCTTTTGGAGGCGGTAAGCGCCTACCGGTCCCAGGGAGCCCTCACCGTGGCCTTGGTGAACCAGGAGGAGAGCTCCCTAGCCCGGATGGCGGAGGTGGTCCTTCCCTTGCATGCTGGGGAGGAGAAGGCGGTGGCCGCCACCAAGAGCTTCCTCGCCATGCTGGCCGCCACCCTCCACCTCCTAGCGCACCTGGTGGAGGAAAGTCGCCTGCGCCAGGTCCTTCCCAGCTTACCTGAGGCCCTGCACCGGGCCTTGGAGGCCTCGGGGGAACTGGAGTACCTGGAGGATGCGGAGAACCTTTTTGTCCTGGGGAGGGGGTTCACGTACCCCGTGGCCCTCGAGGCGGCCTTGAAGCTCAAGGAGGTGGCAGGGCTTCACGCGGAGGGGTTTTCGGCGGCGGAGTTCCTCCATGGTCCCCAGGCCCTTTTGGAAGCGGGTTTTCCCGTGCTGGCCTTGGTGCAAAAGGATGAGGCCTTGGATGCTCTTCTTTCCACCCTGGAGGGGTTAAAGGCGAAAGGGGCCCATCTTCTCGTTCTCTCCCCGGAACCCGATGCCCTGGCCCTGGCGGATTCTCCCCTGGCGCTTCCCGTGGCCTCCGAGCCTGAGATCACCCCTCTTTTCCTGGCCCAGGCCTTCTATCCTAAGGCGGAGGCCCTGTCGCGGGCCCGGGGTCTGGATCCGGACCGGCCCCGGCACCTCACCAAGGTGACCCGGACCCGCTAGAAGACCCTTTCCCCCAGGGGTACCTCCCGCTCCACGGTGAGGAGGACCACCCGGCCCGCCGCATCCTTAGCCCCCAGGACCAGCACCTCGGAGGGGAAGCCTGCGATGGAGCGGGTTCCCAGGTTCACCGCGCACACCACCAGGCGGCCCACCAGGTCCTCGGGGCGGTAAAGCTCGGTGATCTGGGCCGAACTCTGTTTGACCCCTAAGGGTCCGAGGTCGATCCAGAGCTTGTAGCTGGGTTTGCGGGCTTTCTCGTGGGGTTCTGCCTTCAAGATGCGGCCGATGCGTAGGTCCAGGATTTGAAAGGCTTGCAGGGCCTCCATGGCTAGATTCTGCCAGGAGAAGGGGCTGGTACAAAAGGCTTCCCGCCTCCCCGGGGAGGCGGGATTTTGCCGTCCTGAAGCTGGTGGGCCGTGCAGGACTCGAACCTGCAACCAACCGGTTATGAGCCGGCCGCTCTGACCAATTGAGCTAACGGCCCATGCCAAGGGCTTATTTTAGCACAAGGGAGGGCTTGGGCCAAACGTCCTGCTCACCCCTGTATACACTAGAGGAGGAGGTGAGCCATGACGGTAAACGAGAGCACCGCCGATAGGGTGATTCGCTTTATCCTGGCCCTGGTCCTCATCTACTTCGCGTTCCAGTCGGCATCCCCTTGGAGTTGGATCCTGGGGATCGTGGGGGTGGTCCTTCTCTTCACGGCGGTCACCGGTTTCTGCGCCATCTATAAGGCC of the Thermus antranikianii DSM 12462 genome contains:
- the uvrA gene encoding excinuclease ABC subunit UvrA, whose translation is MDRIIIRGAREHNLKNINLELPRGKFIVITGVSGSGKSTLAFDTIYAEGQRRYVESLSSYARQFLGVMDKPEVESIEGLSPAISIDQKTTSHNPRSTVGTVTEIHDYLRLLYARIGTAYCPECGRPIEKQSASEITDRLLKNPPGTRAILMAPLVRGRKGEYRKLFQQLQKEGYARVRVDGVIYLLEEAQGLNLEKYEKHDIDLVIDRVVLKEEERPRIAEAVELALLRGEGLLRVLYPDSGQEELFSEKFACPEHGSVLEELEPRIFSFNAPYGACPACSGLGFKQEFDPELIVNPELSLAEGAILPWARGRDTGRSYLWDRLRALAEHLGFDLKTPFKDLPEEAKQAVLYGLPEPFEVVFRRGGRETFRVEVHYEGVIPWLQKRYQEAESEGVKEVLESFMSQKPCPVCGGTRYKKEVLSVRVAGKNIAEVSALPVREALEFFRNLEAHLSPFQAQIARPILREIVERLGFLVGVGLDYLTLDRAANTLSGGEAQRIRLATQVGSGLTGVLYVLDEPSIGLHPRDNQRLIQTLKRLQGLGNTLIVVEHDEETMRAADWIVDMGPGAGIHGGEVVAQGPLEEILKCKESLTGAYLRGEKRIPVPRERRKGNGKWLVLKGAREHNLKNVTLKIPLGRFVAVTGPSGSGKSTLIHDVLYAALAQRLMRAKTTPGAYESLEGVEHLDKVIEIDQSPIGRTPRSNPATYTGIFDEIRDLFAKTPEARKRGYGPGRFSFNVKGGRCEACGGDGTVKIEMLFLPDLYVPCEVCKGKRYNKETLEVKLRGKSIADVLDMTAEEALEFFQNVPTIARKLQLMVDVGLGYMRLGQPSPTLSGGEAQRIKLATELGRKATGRTLYILDEPTTGLHFDDVAKLLNVLHRLVDAGNTVVVIEHNLDVVKTADWVIDLGPEGGDRGGEIVAEGTPEEVALTGSPTGVFLAKIPEIAERLKVAAD
- a CDS encoding SIS domain-containing protein, encoding MASWMRTEAEEAPKVIERLLRENEGEVRSLASFLKKRPPALTLTVARGSSDHAALFAKYLFEARLEWPVLSLAPSVLTLYRARPRVPFPSLLLAFSQSGESPDLLEAVSAYRSQGALTVALVNQEESSLARMAEVVLPLHAGEEKAVAATKSFLAMLAATLHLLAHLVEESRLRQVLPSLPEALHRALEASGELEYLEDAENLFVLGRGFTYPVALEAALKLKEVAGLHAEGFSAAEFLHGPQALLEAGFPVLALVQKDEALDALLSTLEGLKAKGAHLLVLSPEPDALALADSPLALPVASEPEITPLFLAQAFYPKAEALSRARGLDPDRPRHLTKVTRTR
- a CDS encoding tRNA-binding protein encodes the protein MEALQAFQILDLRIGRILKAEPHEKARKPSYKLWIDLGPLGVKQSSAQITELYRPEDLVGRLVVCAVNLGTRSIAGFPSEVLVLGAKDAAGRVVLLTVEREVPLGERVF
- a CDS encoding YgaP family membrane protein — encoded protein: MTVNESTADRVIRFILALVLIYFAFQSASPWSWILGIVGVVLLFTAVTGFCAIYKALGISTKK